AGGGCGCCGTCTGTCTGCTGGGCTCCGCCACCCCCGCTCTGGAAAGCTGGACCAACGCGCAGACCGGCAAGTACACCCTCGTCGAACTCCCCGAGCGCGTCGGCGGCCAGCCCCTCCCCCCCATCCGCATCGTCGACCTGCGCCAGGAGCGCAAGCGGCAAAAGGAGACCGCCGGCCCGCTGCAGAAGGCCGACATGGGCCCCATCATCCTCGCCGACGTGCTGGTGAACGCCGTCCACGAGCGGATACGGCTCGAGGAGCAGACGATCCTCCTGCTGAACCGCCGCGGCTACGCCAGCTTCGTGCAGTGCCGCGACTGCGGGCTGGTGTGGCACTGCCCCAACTGCAACGTGTCGCTGACCTTCCACCGGCGGCGGGGCCTGCTGACCTGCCACTACTGCCTGCACGAGGAGCAGTCGCCAAAGTCGTGCACGGCGTGCGGCTCCATGGACCTGAGCTTCCGCGGCGTGGGCACGGAGCAGGTGGAGCGCTCGGTGGGGGAGGCGTTCCCCTCCGCCCGCATCGCGCGGATGGACGTGGACACCACGGGCGGCAAGTGGGCGCACCACGACATCCTGGGCCGCGTGGAGCGCCGCGAGGTGGACATCCTCCTCGGCACGCAGATGATCGCCAAGGGCCTCGACTTCCCCAACGTGACGCTCGTCGGCGTCATCAACGCCGACGTGGGGATCAACCTCCCCGACTTTCGCGCCACGGAGCGCACCTTCCAACTACTGACGCAGGTGGCTGGGCGGGCGGGGCGCGGGCCGAAGGGCGGGGAGGTGTTCATCCAGACGGCGCTCCCCAGCCACTACGCCATCGAGAGCGCCACGGACCACGACTTCGTGGGCTTCGCCGGCCGTGAGCTGGAGGCGCGCCGCGAGCCCAGCTACCCGCCGCACTCACGCTTGGTGAACGTGGTGATCAGCGGCCTTGAGGAGGCCCCCACCCAGGAGCTCGCCGTCGCCGCCGCCGAGTGGGTCCAGGGCCTCCTGGCCACACGCAAGCTGGCGGAGGTGGCGCTGGTAGGCCCCGCGCCGTGCCCCATCGACCGCATCCGCAACCGCTGGCGCTGGCACTTCCTCCTGCGCTCCGGCAGCTCCAAGCTCCTGGGCGAGGTCGCGCGCTACTTCCACGAGCGCTTCGACATCCCCAAGAACAAGGCGGATTTGCGGCTGGCGCTGGATCGGGATCCGGTGGCGCTGTTGTAGAGGCCCCCACCCCCCCAACCCCCCTCTCCCGATAACAGGAGAGGCTGGCGCCTCTGCTATCGAGAGAGGGGGGAGCTTTTCAGCGCATGCCGCGACATCCGTGGTAGGGGCGCGATTCATCGCGCCCACCCTCTGCGTGTCTCGACCTCTTCGTAACGCCCAAATCTCGTAGGGGCAGACCTGCGTGTCTGCCCTCCCTCGCCGCCACTTCGACCCTCGCCCCACACACCAACACCATGTAGGGGCCGCCCCACGTGGCTGCCCGTGCCTTCCCCCGCGCCGCCCGTGCGCCACACATCGATCTATGCAAACCCCCTCCCCAGGCAGTTTCGGGGGAGGGGGATGCATCGCGGAGCGACGCTGTGGGAGAGGCCCCCCTACCGCACCCCCGCCAGCGCCAGCACCAGCAGCAGCGCCCACTGCGTCCCCTTTTCGCTCCCCTTCGAATCCCAGCTCTCCGCCAGCGAGTGCGCGCCCTGGCCGGTGCCGCCCGCGTCGATGGTCAGCGATGAAATGCCGAGGGAGATTGGGATGTTGGCGTCGGTGCTGGAGGGGCTGGCTTCCGGAGTGAATCCCAGGCGCTCGCCGGCCGCGCGCGCGGCGCGGACGATGGGGGCGTCGTCGCGCTGGGTGCCGGCGGGGCGGGTGCCGGTGCGCTGCACGTCCACCGTCAGGCGCACGGTGTCCGCCCAGCGGGCGTTCTCCTCCTCCACCGCCTGGCGCACGGCGGCGTGGAAGCGGCGGTCCACCGAGTCCAGCGCGGCCGGGTTCACCGAGCGCATGTCCACCAGCATGCTCGCCTCGCCCGCGATGGCGTTCACCGAGGTGCCGCCCTGCACCACGCCCACGCTGAAGGTGACCTTGGGCTCGGCGGGGACCTGGAAGTCGGCGATCCTGGCGATGGCGCGGCCGAGGGCGTGCGTCGGGTTTGGCATCCCGAAGTCGCTGTAGCTGTGGCCGCCGGGACCCTTGTAGGCCACCCGGTAGCGGTAGCTCCCCACCGCGTCCTTGGTCATCGTGTAGCCGGTGCCGTCCACCGAGATGAAGTGCGTGACGCGCCCTCGCAGCTCCTTCTCGAACAGGTGGCGCACCCCGCGCAGGTCGCCCGCCCCCTCCTCGCCCACGGTGCCGACGAAGAGCACGGTGCCGCGCGTGCGGATCTGCGCGTCGTTCATGGCCCGCGCCACCGCGAGCACCACGGCCAGCCCGCGGCAGTCGTCGCCGATGCCGGGGCCGCGCAGGAGGGTGCCCTCGCGCTTCACCCGCACGTCCGTTCCCTCGGGGAAGACGGTGTCCAGGTGGCCGGAGATGACGATCACCGGCTGGCCGGGCTCGCCGGGGCGCTCGCCGATCACGTTGCCCACGGAGTCGATGCGGATGTTGCGCAGCCCCAGCGCCTCCATGCGGCGGCGGTAGTCGGCGGCGCGGCGGGCCTCCTTGAAGGGCGGCGCCTCGATCTCGCAGATGGCGATCTGCTCCTCGATGGTCTGCGGCTCCGTACGCGCCACGAAGGCGAGCGCCTGCCGCACGCGCGGCCCGTCAGGCACGGACGCGGGCTGCTGGGCGGCGAGCGGGCCGGCGAGGATCGCGGCGGCGAGGGCGGCGTGGAGCTTCGGGCGCATGTCGATCGAGTGCAGAGTGAACGCGTGTGAGCGGCCCCAAGGTAGCGCGGGGCGCACGCGCCGGGACAGGGGACGGACGTGAAGAGGGCGGACCGCCGTGGTGGCGACCCGCCCTATCAGGACAGCAGCGCGAGGTGGCGTTCCCCGTCTTGAGAGTGCTCCGCGTCGCGCGTCTCGGCCTCGCGGTCGTGGCGGCGCAGCGCCTCCAGCACCTCTTCGCCGTAGAACATGGCGATGTACTTCGCCTGCACGTCGGTCACGCGGCGCACCGCCCACACCAGCTCCACGTAGTTGGGCTCGCGCGGTGAAGTGTGCAGCACCATCCCGCACTCCTCGGGAAGGTGGTTCCCCTTGCGGTTGTTGCAGTGCGAGCACGCCGTGGCGACGTTCTCCCACACGTTGTCGCCGCCGCGCGAGAGCGGGTGCACGTGGTCGCGCGTCAGGAACTCGCGCCCGCGCAGCGTGCCGCGGTGCCGCAGGCAGTACTGGCAGCGGTAGCCGTCGCGCGCAAAGAGGAAGGTGTTGGTGACCTGCCGGCGGAACCTGCGCGGGACGTGCACGTAGCGCTTCAGGCGGATCACCAGGGGACAGGCGATCCGCGAGCGTTCCGAGCGGAAAATTCGTGCGTCGTCCGCCTCCAGCACCTCCGCCTTCCTCTCCAGCACGAGCCGCAGGGCCCGCTCCACCGGGAGGATGGTGAGAGGTTCAAAGGATGCGTTGAGTGCCAAACACCCCATACGGTGAGCCCTCTTGGCGGCTGGATGCCTGTGCGCGGCTGTAGCGCGAGCCTGATGACCGCAAGTTGAAGATGCTTGAAGCTGCAAGGACGGTCAAGGCAGGAACTGCAACGGCGGCATCACACAGAGCCGCAGAGGGGAACCACAAGATGAAACCGAAGGAGGTTCTCTGCGCCTCGTAGTTCCCTCTGCGCCCTCTGTGTGATGGTGTTACGGCGTCGGCGGTGCGCCGGCGCTGTCGGGCGGGGGCGGGCGCTTGATCTGCGGGCGCGGCTCCGGCGTCTGGTATCCGCCTGGCGGGCCGGAGGGCGGTGCGGGGCGGCTTACCGGCGGAGGAGGCGGCATCGGCGGCGCAGGGTTGGTGGCGGGCGGCGGCGGAGGGGGCGCGACGTAGGGGCGGTGCGGCGGCTTCGGGCGGTTCACCGAGTCCGCGGCGTCCGCGCGGCGCGAGATCTCGGTCCACGTCTCGGCCAGGAGCTCCGGGTTTTCCTTGTGCGCCTGCAGCCACGCCGTCAGCTGCGCGGGCGTCACCTTCTCCTTGCGCAGCGCGCGCGCGCGGAGCGTGTCTACCTGCCGCGCCGTGTCGCTCACCGCGCGCAGGGCCACGTTGGCGCGGATGAACTGCTCTCGGGAAATGCCTCCGCTCGCGCCTTCGGTTCCGCAGGCGGCGAGCAGCAGGGCGAGCAGGGCGGATCGGTGGAGCTTCACGGGCGCATGGGCTGGACGGGAGCGAGGCGGCGGTCGGGTGGAGCGTACCCGCCGGGGCGGACGGTGTCAAGCCGCGTTGCGCGCCCCCACGGGGCCGCGTAGCTTGCGCGCGGGCACCCTCCCGACCGCGCCCCACGCACCCATACGACCACACGCATGGCACTTCGCACGCTTCTCCTGGCGGCCGCGCTCCTCGGCACCGCGTCCGGGCTCCGGGCGCAGGCGGATCCACCCTCCCCAGCGCAGGTGCTGGGCTACCAGCTCGGTGAGCGCTTCACCCCGTACGCGGGCGTGCAGCAGTACGCCCGCGCGCTGGATGCCGCCTCGCCGCGGGTGGAGTACCGCCCCTACGGCCAGACGTACGAGGGGCGCGAGCTCTTCCAGATGGTCATCGCCACGCCCGAGAACCTGGCGCGGCTGGACGCCATCCTTGCCGCCAACGCCGAGCTGACCCGCCCCGAGACGACGGCGGAGCGCGCGCGGCAGATCGCCGCGTCCAACCCGGCGGTGGTGTACTTCAGCTACGGCGTGCACGGCAACGAGAGCTCGTCCAGCGAGGCGGCGCTGTACACGGCCTACGACCTAGCCCGCGACGCGGCCGAGGTGCGCGGCGTCCTGCAGTCGCTGGTGGTCATCATCGACCCCGTCGCCAACCCGGACGGGCGCGACCGCTACGTGCAGTGGTACCGATCGGTTCGCGGCGCGGAGCCCAACCTCAACGCCGTGTCGCGCGAGCACCGCGAGCCGTGGCCGGGCGGGCGCTTCAACCACTACCTCTTTGACCTGAACCGCGACTGGTCGTGGTCCACGCAGGTGGAGACGCGGGCGCGGCTGGCCACCTGGTTCCGCTACAACCCGCAGGTGCACGTCGATTTCCACGAGATGTACTACAACTCGTCGTACTTCTTCTTCCCGGCGTCGGCGCCCATCAACCCCATCTACCCGCAGCACATCCTGGCCTGGGGGAAGCGCTTCGGGCAGGAGAACGCGCGCACCTTCGACGCGCAGGGCTGGGCCTACTATACGGGGGAGGCGTTCGACCTCTTCTACCCCGGCTACGGCGACTCGTGGCCGTCGCTCACGGGCGCGGTGGGGATGACGTACGAGCAGGCGGGGCACGGCGCGGCGGGGCAGGCGGTGATCCAGGAGTCGGGCGACACGCTGACGCTGCGTGACCGCGCGCTCCACCACCACGCCAGCGGCCAGGCCACCCTGCGCACCGCCGCCGCCGGCAAGGCGCAGCTGCTGATGGACTACGCCGCCGGGCAGCGCACCGTCGGCCAGGGCGAGCGCGACTTCCTCCTGGTGCCGGGCACCGATCCCAGCCGCATCGAGTCGCTGGTGGCGCACCTCCGCCGCCAGGGGATCGAGGTGGAGCGCGCTTCCGCCGGCTTCCGCGCGGGCACGACGGCGTACCCGGGCTTCCCGGCGCGCAGCGACTTCCCCGCGGGCACCTACCGCGTGCGCGCACGCCAGCCGCTGGGCCGCCTCGCCATCACCCTGCTGCAGCCGGAGACGGTGCTCAAGGCCGAGTACTCGTACGACGTCAGCGCCTGGTCGCTTCCGTACGCCTACGGGGTGGCCGCCTACCGCGCGACGGGCGGCGGTACCGGATGGACCCCCGTGCGCACCACCGGCACCGAGACGCTGACGGCCGGCTCGGCGCCGCAGCCCAGCGCGTTCGGCTACCTGGTGGCGCCGGGCGAGCAGGCGTCGCGCGGCGTCGTCAGCCTACTGCGCGCCGGCGGCCGGGCGCGGGTGCTCGGCAAGCCCTCCACCTTTGCGGGCCGCCGCTACCCGGCGGGGACGTGGTTCATCCCCGCGCGCGGCAACGACTCGCTCCAGGTGCGCCTCACCCGCGTCGGCCTCGGAAGCGTCGCGATCCCCATCTCCAGCGGCCTCAGCGAGGGCGGCATCGACCTGGGGAGCGAGAACGTCGCCAACATCAAGCTGCCGCGCGTCGCCGTCGTCTCGGGCGAGGGGGTGAGCCCGACGTCGTTCGGCGCGCACTGGTTCTTTCTCGACCAGCAGCTCGGCGTACCCTTCGACGCCGTCCAGGCCACCGATCTGGCCTCGGCCGACCTCTCGGACTACCAGGTGATCGTGCTCCCCGACGCATCGCCGCGCGCGGTCAGGGACGCGACCGACGCGCTCAAGGCGTGGGTGCAGCGCGGCGGGCGCCTGGTGGCCATCGCCGGGGGCGCGGAGGCGATCGCGGGGATGGCCGAGGTCAAGCTGCGCGAGGCCGGGCGCGACACGGGGAACGCGCGCACCCGCTATCTGGCGGGGCGCGAGGAGCGGGAGCGGCAGGAGTGGCGCCAGGAGGTCCCCGGCACCATCCTCCCGCTGCGGCTGGACCCGGCGCACCCGCTGGCCTTCGGCGCGGGGCTGGACGGGCGTCCGGGCGAGACCTTTACGCTGCACCAGGGCACCACGGTCTTCGAGCCCGCCGAGAACCTGGAGACGGTCGCCTACCTCCCGCGGAACCCCGCGCGCATCTCCGGCGTCATCTCCCCCGAGAACCTGCGCCGCCTCGGTGAGGGCTCCGTCGTCGCGACCCGGCGCATGGGGCAGGGCAGCGTCGTTCTCTTCGCCGACGATCCGCTGTTTCGGTTGTTCTGGCGCTCGATGCAGCCGCTGTACGTGAACGCGCTGCTGATGGGGCCGTGAGGGAGGTGCGTTGAAATAGCATCACACAGAGATCACAGAGGGAACTACAAGGCGCAGAGGAAACCCTTTTCTGTTCTTGCTGTACCCTCTGTGTCTCTGTGTGAAACCGCCGTTTCGGCCGGCGCGCATTGACGCCGGCCATGTGCGGCGCAACCTTTCCGCTGCCCCTTTCGGACCGTCCTACCTACTCCCCCCCCGCTCCCTATGCGACACACGATCAGGTTCCCGGTGGCGGTTGCTGCCGCGGCGCTCGCCTTTGCGCCCGCGCCGGCGCTGCTGGCGCAGCAGCCCGCACTCACGCAGGAGATCCCGCTGGATCCGGCGGTGCGGATGGGGACGCTGCCCAACGGGTTGCGCTACTACATCCAGCCCAACCGCGAGCCCCCCAATCGCGTGGAGCTGCGCCTGGCGGTCAACGCGGGGAGCGTGCTGGAAGACCCCAAGCAGCTCGGGCTGGCGCACTTCCTGGAGCACATGGCGTTCAACGGGACGCGCAACTTCGCCAAGAACGAGCTGGTGAACTACCTGCAGGGCGTCGGCGTGCAGTTCGGCGCGCACCTCAACGCCTACACCTCCTTCGACGAGACCGTCTACATCCTCCCCATCCCCACCGACAGCGCGCGCGTGGTGGAGCGCGGCTTCCAGATCCTGGCGGACTGGGCCGGCGGGCAGATGCTGGACGACGAGGAGATCGAGCGCGAGCGCGGCGTGGTGATCGAGGAGTGGCGCCGCGGCCGCGGGGCGGGGATGCGGATGGCGCTCAAGCAGTTCCCGGTGGAGTTCGCCGGCTCCGCGTACGCCGAGCGGCTCCCCATCGGCACGCGCGAGTCGCTGCAGGGCTTCTCCGCCGCCGACCTGCGCCGGTTTTACACCGACTGGTACCGCCCCGACCTGATGGCGGTGGTGGTGGTGGGCGACATCGACCCCGCCCGCGCCGAGGCGCTGATCCGCGAGAAGTTCGGCTCCATGGCGGCGCCCCGCTCGGCCCCGCCGCGCCCGGTGATGCAGGTGCCCGCGCACGCCCAGCCGCGCTTCTCCGTCGTCACCGACCCGGAGGCGACCAACACCAGCGTGCAGGTGAGCTTCCAGCACCCGGCGCGCCCCACCCGCACCGTGGCCGACTTCCGGCGCGGCGTGGTGGAAGGGCTCCACGACGCCATGCTCAACGCCCGCTTCGACGAGATCACCCGCACGCCGAACGCCCCCTTTGTGGCGGCCTTCGCCAACCAGGGGCGCAGCGTCCGCACGCTGGAGAGCTACACGCTGTACGCCATCGCCAAGGAGAACGGGGTGGAGCCGGCGCTCACCTCGCTGCTCACCGAGGCGGAGCGGGTGAGCCAGCACGGCTTCACCGCCAGCGAGCTGGAGCGCGCCAAGGCCGAGCTGCTGCGCAGCGTGGAGCGGGCGTACGCCGAGCGCGAGAAGATGCGCTCCGGCCAGATCGTGGACCGCTACGTCGCCCACTTCCTCCAGGGCGAGCCCGCTCCCGGACCCACCGCGTCGTACGAGATGCACCGCGCGCTCGTCCCCGGCGTGACGCTGGATGAGGTGAACCGCCTGGCCCGCGAGCTGATCACGGACCAGAACCGCGTCATCCTGGCCAACGGGCCCGAGAAGGCCGGAGCCCCCCTGCCGACCGAGCAGGCGCTCGCCGCCACCTTTGCGCAGGTGCGCGGCAAGCCGGTCGCCGCGTACGTGGACAACGTCGTGACCACCCCGCTGCTGGCCCGCGCTCCTCGCGCTGGCCGCGTCGTAAGCGAGCGGCGGATGGACGAGATCGGCACCGTGGAGTGGCGCCTGTCCAACGGCGCGCGCGTCATCATAAAGCCCACCGAGTTCAAGGCGGACGAGGTGCTCTTCCGCGCCTACAGCCCCGGCGGCACCTCGCTGGCCTCCGACGCGGACTTCCCGGCGGTCTCCATGGCTTCGGCCACGGTGGCGGCGGGCGGCGTGGGCTCCATGAACCGCGTGCAGCTGCAGAAGGCGCTCGCGGGGAAGGCGGCGCAGGTCAACCCGTTCATCTCCGGCGCCGAGGAAGGGCTCGGCGGCGGCGGCTCG
The DNA window shown above is from Longimicrobium sp. and carries:
- a CDS encoding M20/M25/M40 family metallo-hydrolase codes for the protein MRPKLHAALAAAILAGPLAAQQPASVPDGPRVRQALAFVARTEPQTIEEQIAICEIEAPPFKEARRAADYRRRMEALGLRNIRIDSVGNVIGERPGEPGQPVIVISGHLDTVFPEGTDVRVKREGTLLRGPGIGDDCRGLAVVLAVARAMNDAQIRTRGTVLFVGTVGEEGAGDLRGVRHLFEKELRGRVTHFISVDGTGYTMTKDAVGSYRYRVAYKGPGGHSYSDFGMPNPTHALGRAIARIADFQVPAEPKVTFSVGVVQGGTSVNAIAGEASMLVDMRSVNPAALDSVDRRFHAAVRQAVEEENARWADTVRLTVDVQRTGTRPAGTQRDDAPIVRAARAAGERLGFTPEASPSSTDANIPISLGISSLTIDAGGTGQGAHSLAESWDSKGSEKGTQWALLLVLALAGVR
- a CDS encoding HNH endonuclease; protein product: MALNASFEPLTILPVERALRLVLERKAEVLEADDARIFRSERSRIACPLVIRLKRYVHVPRRFRRQVTNTFLFARDGYRCQYCLRHRGTLRGREFLTRDHVHPLSRGGDNVWENVATACSHCNNRKGNHLPEECGMVLHTSPREPNYVELVWAVRRVTDVQAKYIAMFYGEEVLEALRRHDREAETRDAEHSQDGERHLALLS
- a CDS encoding M14 family metallopeptidase, producing MALRTLLLAAALLGTASGLRAQADPPSPAQVLGYQLGERFTPYAGVQQYARALDAASPRVEYRPYGQTYEGRELFQMVIATPENLARLDAILAANAELTRPETTAERARQIAASNPAVVYFSYGVHGNESSSSEAALYTAYDLARDAAEVRGVLQSLVVIIDPVANPDGRDRYVQWYRSVRGAEPNLNAVSREHREPWPGGRFNHYLFDLNRDWSWSTQVETRARLATWFRYNPQVHVDFHEMYYNSSYFFFPASAPINPIYPQHILAWGKRFGQENARTFDAQGWAYYTGEAFDLFYPGYGDSWPSLTGAVGMTYEQAGHGAAGQAVIQESGDTLTLRDRALHHHASGQATLRTAAAGKAQLLMDYAAGQRTVGQGERDFLLVPGTDPSRIESLVAHLRRQGIEVERASAGFRAGTTAYPGFPARSDFPAGTYRVRARQPLGRLAITLLQPETVLKAEYSYDVSAWSLPYAYGVAAYRATGGGTGWTPVRTTGTETLTAGSAPQPSAFGYLVAPGEQASRGVVSLLRAGGRARVLGKPSTFAGRRYPAGTWFIPARGNDSLQVRLTRVGLGSVAIPISSGLSEGGIDLGSENVANIKLPRVAVVSGEGVSPTSFGAHWFFLDQQLGVPFDAVQATDLASADLSDYQVIVLPDASPRAVRDATDALKAWVQRGGRLVAIAGGAEAIAGMAEVKLREAGRDTGNARTRYLAGREERERQEWRQEVPGTILPLRLDPAHPLAFGAGLDGRPGETFTLHQGTTVFEPAENLETVAYLPRNPARISGVISPENLRRLGEGSVVATRRMGQGSVVLFADDPLFRLFWRSMQPLYVNALLMGP
- a CDS encoding insulinase family protein — translated: MAVAAAALAFAPAPALLAQQPALTQEIPLDPAVRMGTLPNGLRYYIQPNREPPNRVELRLAVNAGSVLEDPKQLGLAHFLEHMAFNGTRNFAKNELVNYLQGVGVQFGAHLNAYTSFDETVYILPIPTDSARVVERGFQILADWAGGQMLDDEEIERERGVVIEEWRRGRGAGMRMALKQFPVEFAGSAYAERLPIGTRESLQGFSAADLRRFYTDWYRPDLMAVVVVGDIDPARAEALIREKFGSMAAPRSAPPRPVMQVPAHAQPRFSVVTDPEATNTSVQVSFQHPARPTRTVADFRRGVVEGLHDAMLNARFDEITRTPNAPFVAAFANQGRSVRTLESYTLYAIAKENGVEPALTSLLTEAERVSQHGFTASELERAKAELLRSVERAYAEREKMRSGQIVDRYVAHFLQGEPAPGPTASYEMHRALVPGVTLDEVNRLARELITDQNRVILANGPEKAGAPLPTEQALAATFAQVRGKPVAAYVDNVVTTPLLARAPRAGRVVSERRMDEIGTVEWRLSNGARVIIKPTEFKADEVLFRAYSPGGTSLASDADFPAVSMASATVAAGGVGSMNRVQLQKALAGKAAQVNPFISGAEEGLGGGGSPKDVETLFQLIHLHFTAPRGDAEAAAAFKNQMIGFLRNRDANPESAFQDTVQVTMAQGHPRARPFNAATVEAQDLARSLAFYRDRFADAGDFTFVFVGSVRPDSLKPLVEKYLASLPSAGRREGSRDTGIRPPRGVVRKTVRRGTEPKSMTRLAFTGAVAVRPEEVHGLRSLSELLQIRLTEALRERLGGTYSPSVNWTVSRLPVEAYTLNVQFTSAPDRADELVRATFAEIEKIKNEGAPEADLNKVREAQRRNAETSLRLNQFWLNNLVTYDTRGWNPRTIPTEAALADRVTSASIQAAARRFLNAQNYVQVVLVPETTP